The proteins below come from a single Streptomyces sp. B3I8 genomic window:
- a CDS encoding DUF4910 domain-containing protein yields the protein MSAGSREDAAGQEAYGQEMFALVERLYPLCRSITGDGVRETLRIVDEYVPLDVHEVPTGTQVLDWTVPREWNIRDAYIADATGRRVVDFRESSLHVLGYSVPVAARMPLSELRGHLHTLPEHPSWVPYRTSYYTPTWGFCLAQDTLDALEEGEYEVRIDSTLADGHLTYAEHVVPGQVPDEVIVSCHVCHPSLANDNLAGIAVAVFLARELARRRPYFTYRFIFAPGTVGAITWLARNRERIDRVKHGLVLACAGDPGQLTYKRSRRGDAGIDRVLRHVLSASGRPHRVTEFTPYGYDERQYCSPGFDLGVGSLTRTPYAGYPEYHTSADDLDFVSPAAMADTLAVCREAFAVLDRDRHYVNLSPYGEPQLGRRGLYGSLGGRSDAEQAQMAMLWVLSLADGTHSLLDVAERAGLPFDTVADAADALHGAKLLKA from the coding sequence ATGAGCGCGGGGAGCCGGGAGGATGCGGCCGGGCAGGAGGCGTACGGGCAGGAGATGTTCGCCCTGGTGGAGCGGCTGTATCCGCTGTGCCGGAGCATCACCGGCGACGGGGTGCGCGAGACGCTGCGCATCGTCGACGAGTACGTGCCGCTCGACGTGCACGAGGTGCCGACCGGCACGCAGGTGCTGGACTGGACGGTCCCGCGGGAGTGGAACATCCGGGACGCGTACATCGCCGACGCCACCGGGCGGCGGGTCGTCGACTTCCGGGAGTCCAGCCTGCACGTGCTCGGTTACAGCGTGCCGGTGGCGGCGCGGATGCCGCTGTCGGAGCTGCGCGGCCATCTGCACACCCTGCCGGAGCACCCCTCCTGGGTGCCGTACCGCACGAGTTACTACACGCCGACGTGGGGTTTCTGCCTGGCGCAGGACACCCTGGACGCGCTGGAGGAGGGCGAGTACGAGGTACGGATCGACTCCACCCTCGCCGACGGCCACCTCACCTACGCCGAGCACGTGGTCCCCGGGCAGGTGCCCGACGAGGTGATCGTCTCCTGCCACGTCTGCCATCCGTCACTGGCCAACGACAACCTGGCCGGGATCGCGGTGGCGGTGTTCCTGGCCCGCGAACTGGCGCGGCGCAGGCCCTACTTCACCTACCGGTTCATCTTCGCGCCCGGCACCGTCGGGGCGATCACATGGCTGGCCCGCAACCGGGAGCGGATCGACCGGGTGAAGCACGGTCTGGTGCTCGCCTGCGCGGGCGACCCGGGGCAGCTGACGTACAAGCGGAGCAGGCGCGGCGACGCGGGGATCGACCGGGTGCTGCGGCACGTGCTGTCCGCGTCCGGACGCCCGCACCGGGTCACCGAGTTCACGCCGTACGGCTACGACGAGCGGCAGTACTGCTCCCCGGGCTTCGACCTCGGCGTGGGCTCGCTCACCCGGACCCCGTACGCGGGCTATCCCGAGTACCACACGTCGGCGGACGACCTGGACTTCGTCTCCCCGGCGGCGATGGCGGACACGCTCGCCGTCTGCCGCGAGGCGTTCGCCGTCCTGGACCGCGACCGGCACTACGTCAACCTCAGCCCGTACGGCGAACCGCAGCTCGGACGACGGGGGTTGTACGGCTCGCTGGGCGGGCGCAGCGACGCCGAGCAGGCGCAGATGGCGATGCTGTGGGTGCTCAGCCTGGCCGACGGGACGCACAGTCTGCTGGACGTCGCCGAGCGGGCCGGGCTGCCGTTCGACACCGTCGCCGACGCGGCCGATGCCCTGCACGGCGCCAAACTGCTCAAGGCGTGA
- a CDS encoding NAD(P)-dependent oxidoreductase, whose amino-acid sequence MRVLLTGHQGYLGTVMAPVLTAAGHEVVGLDSGLFADCVLGPAPADPPGTRVDLRDLTAEHVAGVEAVIHLAALSNDPLGSLAPELTYDINHRASVRLARLAREAGVRRFLYASTCSVYGAAGGGELVGEEAPLRPVTPYAESKVRVEDDLHALADDDFTPVYMRNATAFGFSPRLRADIVLNNLVGHALLSGEVLVMSDGTPWRPLVHAVDIARAFTAALTAPREAVHDRAFNIGTEVNNVTVAEIAEEVAEAVPGSEVVITGETGADPRSYRVDFSRFRKAIPGFDCEWTVKQGAIELADSYRQFGLTRESFERRFTRLAVLRAASGAGTVDDTLRWRR is encoded by the coding sequence TTGCGCGTACTGCTGACCGGACACCAGGGCTACCTGGGCACCGTGATGGCCCCGGTGCTGACCGCCGCCGGACACGAGGTCGTCGGCCTGGACTCCGGGCTGTTCGCCGACTGCGTGCTGGGCCCGGCGCCCGCCGATCCGCCGGGAACCCGCGTGGACCTGCGGGACCTCACCGCCGAGCACGTGGCCGGCGTGGAGGCCGTGATCCACCTGGCCGCGCTCTCCAACGACCCGCTGGGCTCGCTGGCGCCCGAGCTCACCTACGACATCAACCACCGCGCCTCCGTGCGCCTCGCCCGGCTGGCCCGCGAAGCGGGGGTGCGGCGCTTCCTGTACGCCTCGACCTGCTCGGTCTACGGCGCCGCCGGCGGGGGCGAACTGGTCGGCGAGGAGGCCCCGTTGCGTCCCGTGACGCCGTACGCGGAGTCCAAGGTACGGGTCGAGGACGACCTGCACGCGCTGGCCGACGACGACTTCACCCCGGTGTACATGCGCAACGCCACCGCGTTCGGCTTCTCGCCCCGGCTGCGCGCGGACATCGTCCTGAACAACCTGGTGGGGCACGCCCTGCTGTCCGGCGAGGTGCTCGTCATGTCCGACGGCACCCCCTGGCGCCCCCTGGTGCACGCCGTCGACATCGCCCGCGCCTTCACGGCCGCGCTGACCGCGCCGCGCGAGGCGGTGCACGACCGGGCGTTCAACATCGGCACCGAGGTCAACAACGTCACGGTCGCCGAGATCGCCGAGGAGGTCGCCGAGGCGGTGCCCGGCTCCGAGGTGGTGATCACCGGCGAGACCGGCGCCGACCCGCGCTCGTACCGGGTGGACTTCTCGCGGTTCCGGAAGGCGATCCCGGGCTTCGACTGCGAGTGGACGGTGAAGCAGGGGGCGATCGAACTCGCCGACTCCTACCGGCAGTTCGGGCTGACCCGGGAGAGCTTCGAGCGCCGCTTCACCCGCCTCGCCGTGCTGCGCGCGGCGTCCGGGGCGGGCACGGTCGACGACACGCTGCGGTGGCGCCGATGA
- a CDS encoding dTDP-4-dehydrorhamnose 3,5-epimerase family protein — protein MKATEVPAIAGAFLFEPTPRADERGFFCRTFDADVMRSAGLDPGAFVQDSLSRSAGGVVRGMHLRAGAGEAKLVRCSYGRVFDVVVDLRPDSPTYLGRAFLDLSGETQRTVYIPAGCAHGFQALTDTADTSYRIDRPHDPAEDVTIRFDDPELAIPWPLPVTSMSARDREAPSLAEVLKQLEK, from the coding sequence GTGAAGGCGACCGAAGTCCCGGCGATCGCCGGGGCGTTCCTGTTCGAGCCGACGCCCCGCGCCGACGAACGCGGCTTCTTCTGCCGCACCTTCGACGCCGACGTGATGCGCTCGGCCGGCCTCGACCCCGGCGCCTTCGTCCAGGACAGCCTGTCCCGCTCGGCCGGGGGCGTGGTGCGCGGGATGCATCTGCGCGCGGGCGCCGGGGAGGCCAAGCTGGTGCGCTGCTCGTACGGGAGGGTCTTCGACGTCGTCGTCGATCTGCGCCCGGACTCGCCGACGTACCTGGGCCGGGCGTTCCTCGACCTGTCCGGCGAGACGCAGCGGACCGTGTACATCCCGGCGGGCTGCGCGCACGGCTTCCAGGCGCTGACGGACACCGCCGACACGTCGTACCGCATCGACCGCCCGCACGACCCGGCCGAGGACGTGACGATCCGCTTCGACGACCCCGAACTCGCCATCCCCTGGCCGCTGCCGGTCACGTCGATGTCCGCGCGGGACCGGGAGGCGCCGAGCCTGGCCGAGGTACTGAAGCAGCTGGAGAAGTGA
- a CDS encoding glutamate-1-semialdehyde 2,1-aminomutase, with protein sequence MTTEEFELPRSRQANARLHALVPGGAHTYAKGDDQYPEDLAPVISHGRGAHVWDVDGNRYVEYGSGLRSVSLGHAHPRVTEAVRRELERGSNFVRPSVVELAAAERFLATVPTAEMVKFAKNGSDATTAAVRLARAATGRPRVAVCADHPFFSVDDWFIGTTPMSAGIPAAITELTVSFPYGDLAATKELLTRYEGEIACLILEPAAAAEPPPGYLAGLRELASRHGCVLVFDEMITGFRWSEAGAQGLYGVTPDLSTFGKALGNGFAVSALAGRRELMERGGLRHCGERVFLLSTTHGAETHSLAAAMAVQATYVEEGVTARLHALGERLAAGVREAAAGMGVGDHVLVRGRASNLVFATLDESGRPSQPYRTLFLRRLLAGGVLAPSFVVSAALSEADIAHTVEVVSQACAVYRKALDAGDPTPWLGGRPVQPVFRRVP encoded by the coding sequence GTGACCACCGAAGAGTTCGAACTGCCCCGCTCCCGGCAGGCCAACGCGCGACTGCACGCGCTGGTCCCCGGCGGCGCGCACACCTATGCCAAGGGCGACGACCAGTACCCCGAGGACCTGGCCCCGGTCATCAGCCACGGGCGCGGTGCCCATGTGTGGGACGTCGACGGCAACCGGTACGTCGAGTACGGCTCCGGGCTGCGCTCGGTCAGCCTCGGCCACGCCCACCCTCGTGTGACGGAGGCGGTGCGGCGCGAACTGGAGCGGGGCAGCAACTTCGTCCGGCCGTCCGTGGTGGAACTGGCGGCCGCGGAACGGTTCCTGGCGACGGTGCCGACCGCCGAGATGGTGAAGTTCGCGAAGAACGGCTCCGACGCGACGACGGCGGCGGTGCGGCTCGCCCGCGCCGCCACGGGGCGCCCACGCGTGGCCGTCTGCGCCGACCACCCCTTCTTCTCCGTCGACGACTGGTTCATCGGGACGACCCCGATGTCCGCCGGCATCCCGGCGGCGATCACCGAGCTGACCGTGTCCTTCCCGTACGGCGACCTGGCCGCGACGAAGGAACTGCTCACCCGGTACGAGGGCGAGATCGCCTGCCTGATCCTGGAACCGGCCGCCGCCGCAGAGCCCCCGCCCGGATATCTGGCGGGACTGCGCGAACTGGCCTCCCGGCACGGCTGCGTCCTGGTCTTCGACGAGATGATCACCGGTTTCCGCTGGTCGGAGGCGGGCGCCCAGGGGTTGTACGGGGTCACGCCCGACCTCTCCACGTTCGGCAAGGCGCTCGGCAACGGCTTCGCCGTCTCGGCGCTGGCCGGGCGCCGGGAGCTGATGGAGCGGGGCGGGCTGCGGCACTGCGGTGAGCGGGTGTTCCTGCTCTCCACGACGCACGGCGCGGAGACGCACTCCCTGGCGGCGGCGATGGCCGTGCAGGCCACGTATGTGGAGGAGGGCGTCACCGCGCGGCTGCACGCCCTCGGCGAACGGCTGGCGGCGGGGGTCCGCGAGGCGGCGGCCGGCATGGGCGTCGGCGACCACGTCCTCGTCCGGGGCCGGGCCAGCAACCTCGTCTTCGCGACGCTCGACGAGAGCGGGCGGCCCTCGCAGCCGTACCGCACGCTGTTCCTGCGGCGGCTGCTGGCGGGTGGGGTACTGGCCCCGTCGTTCGTGGTGAGCGCGGCGCTCAGTGAAGCGGACATCGCCCACACGGTGGAGGTGGTGTCGCAGGCCTGCGCGGTCTACCGCAAGGCGCTGGACGCGGGCGATCCGACACCGTGGCTCGGCGGCCGCCCGGTGCAACCGGTCTTCCGCCGCGTCCCGTAG
- a CDS encoding polysaccharide pyruvyl transferase family protein, protein MSTTRPARVGVFGLLGSGNLGNDGSLEAVLGYLRTAHPEAVVDALCGGPEVVTARYGIPATRLHWYRGEYRTASRAGAVAGKGLGKLVDAFRTAAWVRRHDVVIVPGMGVLEATLPLRPWGFPYALFLLCASGRLLGTRVALAGVGAAPIGSRATRALVRRSARLAAYRSYRDEQSRDAMRAMGVDTTGDEVCPDLAFALPTPKARPGPPGQVCVGVMDFHGSDDDRDRAEEIHRRYLDGTTRFVRVLAEEGRPVRLLTGDACDASVVAAILDAVDSPLVTASPAASLAELMAETAAAEAVVATRYHNLVCALRTGTPTLALGYAAKSDALMDRMGLGAHCHPAREVDADRLLEQFRELQKRAPELRRTLAERNETVARQLAREFAMLTAALFPTPRGNDATPQSSGTPGTPGTPQEAL, encoded by the coding sequence GTGAGCACCACCCGCCCCGCCCGCGTGGGGGTGTTCGGGCTGCTCGGTTCCGGCAACCTCGGCAACGACGGGTCGCTGGAGGCCGTGCTCGGGTACCTGCGCACCGCGCACCCGGAGGCGGTGGTGGACGCGCTCTGCGGCGGGCCCGAGGTCGTCACCGCCCGGTACGGCATCCCGGCGACGCGGCTGCACTGGTACCGCGGGGAGTACCGGACCGCGTCCCGCGCGGGCGCGGTCGCCGGGAAGGGACTCGGCAAGCTCGTCGACGCGTTCCGCACCGCCGCCTGGGTGCGCCGGCACGACGTGGTGATCGTGCCGGGCATGGGCGTCCTGGAGGCCACGCTGCCGCTGCGGCCGTGGGGGTTCCCGTACGCGCTGTTCCTGCTGTGCGCGAGCGGGAGGCTGCTGGGCACGCGGGTCGCGCTGGCCGGGGTGGGCGCCGCACCCATCGGCAGCCGGGCGACCCGGGCCCTGGTGCGGCGGTCGGCACGCCTTGCCGCGTACCGCTCGTACCGGGACGAGCAGTCCCGCGACGCGATGCGCGCGATGGGCGTGGACACCACGGGCGACGAGGTCTGCCCGGATCTGGCCTTCGCCCTGCCCACGCCGAAGGCGCGCCCGGGACCGCCGGGCCAGGTCTGCGTCGGTGTCATGGACTTCCACGGGAGCGACGACGACCGCGACCGGGCCGAGGAGATCCACCGGCGCTACCTCGACGGCACGACCCGCTTCGTCCGGGTGCTGGCCGAGGAGGGCAGACCGGTACGGCTGCTCACCGGCGACGCGTGCGACGCGTCCGTGGTCGCCGCGATCCTCGACGCGGTGGACTCGCCGCTGGTCACCGCCTCCCCCGCGGCCTCGCTCGCCGAACTGATGGCGGAGACGGCGGCGGCCGAGGCCGTGGTGGCGACCCGCTACCACAACCTGGTCTGCGCGCTGCGGACCGGTACGCCGACGCTCGCCCTCGGCTACGCGGCGAAGAGCGACGCGCTCATGGACCGGATGGGGCTCGGCGCCCACTGCCACCCGGCCCGCGAGGTCGACGCCGACCGGCTGCTCGAACAGTTCCGCGAGCTGCAGAAGCGGGCGCCGGAGCTGCGGCGGACCCTGGCCGAGCGGAACGAGACGGTGGCCCGCCAACTGGCCCGCGAGTTCGCCATGTTGACGGCTGCCCTGTTCCCGACGCCCCGCGGAAACGACGCGACTCCTCAAAGCTCCGGAACCCCTGGAACGCCTGGAACCCCGCAGGAGGCCTTGTGA
- a CDS encoding phosphatase PAP2 family protein produces MTGRDGGTRERVLPAVLRMPLGVVGGLAALVVVALGVLYAGRGTPGRADRWVFSPTADSVRPPWRYAALAVDFVGEPGGAVLSIAAAVVGCLLARWPRAAVFVVVACGLVVGTTTLLKHLVGRTIHGDGNLSYPSGHTAFATTLAVVAGVLAAGWLGLGRTRGTVLVVAVSVGGGAVMGWAEVALGAHYVTDAVAGWCTGLALTPVAAGMADLVIRPRRPCPSRP; encoded by the coding sequence ATGACCGGTCGAGACGGCGGCACCCGGGAGCGTGTGCTGCCCGCCGTGCTGCGGATGCCGCTGGGGGTGGTCGGCGGGCTCGCCGCGCTCGTGGTCGTCGCGCTGGGGGTGCTGTACGCCGGGCGCGGCACGCCCGGCCGGGCGGACCGGTGGGTGTTCTCGCCGACCGCGGACAGTGTGCGGCCGCCGTGGCGGTATGCCGCGCTGGCCGTCGACTTTGTCGGGGAGCCCGGCGGAGCGGTGCTGTCGATCGCGGCGGCCGTGGTGGGGTGCCTGCTGGCGCGGTGGCCGCGTGCGGCGGTGTTCGTCGTCGTGGCCTGTGGACTGGTCGTGGGGACGACGACGCTGCTCAAGCATCTCGTGGGGCGCACGATCCATGGCGACGGGAACCTGTCGTACCCCAGTGGGCACACCGCGTTCGCCACGACGCTCGCCGTGGTGGCGGGGGTGTTGGCCGCGGGGTGGCTCGGGCTCGGCAGGACGAGGGGAACGGTGCTGGTGGTGGCCGTGTCGGTGGGGGGCGGTGCGGTGATGGGGTGGGCGGAAGTCGCCCTTGGGGCGCATTACGTGACGGATGCGGTTGCGGGGTGGTGTACGGGGTTGGCGCTGACGCCGGTGGCGGCGGGGATGGCCGACCTGGTGATTCGCCCCCGCCGCCCCTGCCCGTCCCGTCCCTGA
- a CDS encoding class I SAM-dependent methyltransferase, translating into MTRCRLCGSTALESVVDLGATPPCESFLAADRLDLPEPAFPLHLRVCTDCWLAQIPPLITPEETFTQYAYFSSYSTSWVEHARTYVDGAVERLGLGQDAFVVEVASNDGYLLKHLVDRGIRCLGVEPSVNVGAAAREAGVPTLTAFLDPATGAGVRAEHGPADLVVANNVYAHIPDVVGFTEGLRAMVADDGWVSVEVQHLLTLIEENQYDTIYHEHFQYYTVASAARALASGGLTLVDVELLPTHGGSIRLWARPDGVAGEPSARVTEVLGREKAAGLQELSGYTEFSARVAKVRRDLLRFLIDAAERGETVVGYGAPGKGNTLLNHCGIRPDLLPYTVDRNPYKHGRFTPGARIPILEPERIAADRPDYVLVLPWNLRAELTEQLSFVHEWGGRLVFPIPELSIVEVGP; encoded by the coding sequence ATGACACGATGCCGACTCTGCGGCTCGACGGCGCTCGAAAGCGTCGTCGACCTGGGAGCGACCCCGCCGTGCGAGAGCTTCCTCGCGGCGGACCGACTGGACCTGCCGGAACCGGCGTTCCCGCTGCACCTGCGGGTGTGCACCGACTGCTGGCTGGCGCAGATCCCGCCGCTGATCACCCCGGAGGAGACGTTCACCCAGTACGCGTACTTCTCCTCGTACTCGACGTCCTGGGTGGAGCACGCGCGTACGTACGTCGACGGTGCCGTCGAGCGGCTGGGGCTCGGCCAGGACGCGTTCGTGGTCGAGGTGGCGAGCAACGACGGGTATCTGCTCAAGCACCTGGTGGACCGCGGGATCCGCTGCCTGGGCGTGGAGCCGTCGGTGAACGTCGGCGCGGCGGCCCGGGAGGCGGGGGTGCCGACCCTCACCGCGTTCCTGGACCCGGCGACCGGCGCGGGCGTCCGCGCGGAGCACGGCCCGGCGGACCTGGTGGTCGCCAACAACGTGTACGCGCACATCCCGGACGTCGTCGGCTTCACCGAGGGGCTGCGCGCGATGGTCGCGGACGACGGCTGGGTCTCCGTCGAGGTGCAGCACCTGCTGACCCTGATCGAGGAGAACCAGTACGACACGATCTACCACGAGCACTTCCAGTACTACACGGTCGCGTCGGCGGCCCGGGCGCTGGCGAGCGGCGGACTGACCCTGGTGGACGTCGAGTTGCTGCCCACGCACGGCGGCTCCATCCGGCTGTGGGCGCGGCCCGACGGGGTGGCCGGCGAGCCGTCCGCGCGCGTGACCGAGGTGCTCGGCCGGGAGAAGGCCGCCGGGCTCCAGGAGCTGTCCGGGTACACCGAGTTCTCCGCCCGGGTGGCCAAGGTGCGCCGGGACCTGCTGCGGTTCCTGATCGACGCGGCCGAGCGCGGCGAGACGGTCGTCGGCTACGGCGCCCCCGGCAAGGGCAACACCCTGCTCAACCACTGCGGCATCCGGCCCGATCTGCTCCCGTACACCGTGGACCGCAACCCCTACAAGCACGGCAGGTTCACCCCCGGCGCCCGCATCCCGATCCTGGAGCCGGAACGGATCGCCGCCGACCGGCCGGACTATGTCCTCGTCCTGCCGTGGAACCTGCGGGCCGAGCTGACCGAGCAGCTGTCCTTCGTGCACGAGTGGGGCGGCCGGCTGGTCTTCCCCATACCGGAACTGAGCATTGTCGAGGTGGGGCCGTGA
- a CDS encoding glucose-1-phosphate cytidylyltransferase: MKVVLFCGGYGMRMRSGAADDVPKPMAMVGPRPLIWHVMRYYAHFGHTEFVLCLGYGAHHIKEFFLNYEETTSNDFVLRGGRTELLSTDISDWTITFAGTGIESPIGERLRRVRHHLDGEEMFLANYADVLTDAPLPEMIDRFARRDAGASMMVVPPQSSFHCVELGEGGLVGGITPVSELPLWENGGYFVLRQEIFDHIPENGDLVADGCARLAKRGRLVAHRHRGFWRPTDTVKERAALDAAYARGDRPWAVWERDGAGVGA, encoded by the coding sequence GTGAAGGTCGTCCTGTTCTGCGGCGGTTACGGGATGCGGATGCGCAGCGGCGCCGCGGACGACGTGCCCAAGCCGATGGCGATGGTCGGCCCGCGCCCGCTGATCTGGCACGTCATGCGCTACTACGCGCACTTCGGGCACACCGAGTTCGTCCTGTGCCTGGGCTACGGCGCCCACCACATCAAGGAGTTCTTCCTCAACTACGAGGAGACGACGTCCAACGACTTCGTACTGCGCGGCGGCCGCACCGAGCTGCTGTCCACCGACATCTCCGACTGGACGATCACCTTCGCGGGCACCGGCATCGAGTCGCCGATCGGCGAGCGGCTGCGCCGGGTGCGCCACCATCTGGACGGCGAGGAGATGTTCCTCGCCAACTACGCCGACGTGCTCACCGACGCCCCGCTGCCCGAGATGATCGACCGGTTCGCGCGGCGCGACGCCGGGGCCTCGATGATGGTGGTGCCGCCGCAGTCCTCGTTCCACTGCGTGGAGCTGGGCGAGGGGGGCCTGGTGGGCGGCATCACCCCGGTGAGCGAGCTGCCGCTGTGGGAGAACGGCGGCTACTTCGTGCTCCGCCAGGAGATCTTCGACCACATCCCGGAGAACGGCGACCTGGTGGCCGACGGGTGCGCCCGACTCGCGAAACGGGGGCGGCTGGTGGCGCACCGGCACCGGGGGTTCTGGCGGCCGACCGACACCGTCAAGGAGCGGGCCGCGCTCGACGCCGCCTATGCCCGGGGCGACCGCCCGTGGGCCGTGTGGGAGCGGGACGGCGCGGGGGTGGGCGCGTGA
- a CDS encoding glycosyltransferase family 2 protein encodes MTAQPRLSIGLPVYNGEEYLAESLDALLGQTYEDFELVISDNASTDGTEDICRRYAAKDSRIRYLRLPRNIGAAPNHNHVFTRCRGELFKWASHDDLYARDLLRACVEALDERPEVILAHSGQAVIDGDGKVKVPYAYTLATDSPHAPERFRSLLFEPGGDDFYGVMRADVLRRVKPHDSYHHADRTFVAEITLHGPFHQVPELLYFRRDHPTRAERANPSKRSRCVNLDPRRAGPLHPTPRLLAEYVWGFVSAVRRAPLSPADRRACHRHLAAWLTSRARPGAGERVEDRAPAVPGALALSVDALVAGREGRAGRRP; translated from the coding sequence ATGACCGCGCAACCCAGGCTGAGCATCGGCCTGCCCGTGTACAACGGCGAGGAGTACCTGGCCGAGTCGCTCGACGCCCTGCTCGGCCAGACGTACGAGGACTTCGAGCTGGTGATCTCGGACAACGCCTCGACCGACGGCACCGAGGACATCTGCCGCCGGTACGCCGCGAAGGACTCCCGCATCCGTTACCTGCGGCTGCCCCGCAACATCGGCGCCGCCCCGAACCACAACCACGTCTTCACCCGGTGCCGGGGCGAGCTGTTCAAGTGGGCCTCGCACGACGACCTGTACGCCCGTGACCTGCTGCGGGCCTGCGTGGAAGCGCTGGACGAGCGTCCCGAGGTGATCCTGGCGCACTCCGGGCAGGCGGTGATAGACGGCGACGGCAAGGTGAAGGTGCCCTACGCCTACACGCTCGCCACCGACTCCCCGCACGCGCCGGAACGCTTCCGCAGTCTGCTCTTCGAGCCCGGCGGCGACGACTTCTACGGGGTGATGCGGGCCGACGTGCTGCGCCGGGTGAAGCCGCACGACAGCTACCACCACGCGGACCGCACGTTCGTCGCCGAGATCACCCTGCACGGGCCGTTCCACCAGGTGCCGGAGCTGCTGTACTTCCGCCGCGACCACCCCACGCGCGCCGAGCGGGCCAACCCCTCCAAACGCTCCCGCTGCGTCAACCTCGATCCGCGCCGGGCGGGCCCGCTGCACCCGACACCCCGGCTGCTGGCCGAGTACGTGTGGGGTTTCGTCTCGGCGGTGCGACGGGCGCCGCTGTCCCCGGCCGACCGGCGCGCCTGCCACCGCCACCTCGCGGCATGGCTGACGAGCCGGGCCCGGCCGGGCGCCGGGGAGCGGGTCGAGGACCGCGCCCCGGCCGTCCCCGGCGCGCTCGCCCTGTCGGTGGACGCGCTCGTCGCGGGGCGCGAGGGCCGGGCGGGGAGGCGCCCGTGA
- a CDS encoding PIG-L deacetylase family protein: protein MIRLGAGSLDRLVAVGAHCDDLAIGAGGTLLTACRAHPGLRVDALVLSGGGGEREQEERAALAAFCPGADLRLTVLKLPDGRIPARWEEAKTAVEELRGRTEPDLVLAPRTEDAHQDHRCLAKLVPTAFRDHLVLGYEIVKWDGDLGRPTAYQPLSPETAEDKVRLLREHYPSQHRRPWYDREAFLGLARIRGIECHARYAEAFHVTKLALTLGD, encoded by the coding sequence GTGATCCGACTGGGGGCCGGGTCCCTGGACCGGCTCGTCGCGGTGGGCGCGCACTGCGACGACCTCGCCATCGGCGCCGGCGGCACCCTGCTGACGGCCTGCCGGGCGCACCCCGGACTCCGGGTCGACGCGCTCGTGCTCTCCGGGGGCGGCGGCGAGCGCGAGCAGGAGGAGCGGGCGGCGCTCGCGGCGTTCTGCCCGGGCGCCGACCTGCGCCTCACCGTGCTCAAGCTGCCGGACGGCCGGATACCCGCGCGCTGGGAGGAGGCGAAGACGGCCGTGGAGGAACTGCGCGGGCGGACCGAACCGGACCTCGTGCTCGCCCCGCGCACCGAGGACGCGCACCAGGACCACCGCTGCCTGGCGAAGCTGGTGCCCACCGCGTTCCGCGACCACCTCGTGCTCGGCTACGAGATCGTCAAGTGGGACGGCGACCTCGGCCGCCCGACGGCGTACCAGCCGCTGTCGCCGGAGACCGCCGAGGACAAGGTACGGCTGCTGCGGGAGCACTACCCCTCGCAGCACCGCCGGCCCTGGTACGACCGGGAGGCCTTCCTCGGCCTGGCCCGGATCCGCGGGATCGAATGCCACGCCCGGTACGCCGAGGCGTTCCACGTCACCAAACTCGCTCTCACCCTGGGGGATTGA